Proteins encoded by one window of Pseudomonas tructae:
- the folP gene encoding dihydropteroate synthase: MTSQQYPTRLPCGNRVLDLSRTHVMGILNITPDSFSDGGRFTQRDAALRHAEAMVAAGATLVDVGGESTRPGARVVSALEELERVAPIVEAINRELDVIISVDTSTPAVIRESARLGAGLINDVRSLSRDGALDAAAATGLPVCLMHMRGEPGDMQDDPSYQDVTAEVASYLEERMAACAAVGIEAERIILDPGFGFAKTLEHNLSLFKHMQVLYRLGRPLLVGVSRKSMIGLALGRPVGERLYGSLALAALAMTQGASILRVHDVAETVDVVRMIAAVQTAE; encoded by the coding sequence ATGACTTCACAGCAGTACCCAACCCGGTTGCCTTGCGGCAACCGGGTTCTTGATTTGTCCCGTACCCATGTCATGGGTATCCTCAATATCACCCCCGATTCCTTCTCCGACGGCGGTCGCTTCACCCAGCGTGATGCAGCCTTGCGTCACGCCGAGGCGATGGTGGCTGCTGGCGCGACCCTGGTCGATGTCGGAGGCGAGTCCACGCGCCCAGGTGCGCGCGTGGTGTCGGCGCTTGAAGAGCTGGAGCGCGTCGCGCCGATCGTCGAGGCGATCAATCGCGAGCTCGACGTGATCATCTCGGTCGATACCTCGACGCCCGCGGTTATCCGTGAATCGGCCAGGCTCGGTGCCGGGCTGATCAATGACGTGCGCTCGCTCAGCCGTGATGGCGCCCTGGATGCTGCTGCGGCTACTGGCTTGCCGGTGTGCCTGATGCATATGCGCGGCGAGCCGGGTGACATGCAGGACGATCCTAGTTACCAGGATGTCACCGCCGAGGTGGCGAGCTATCTTGAAGAGCGGATGGCGGCGTGTGCGGCCGTAGGCATCGAGGCTGAACGGATCATCCTTGATCCGGGGTTCGGCTTCGCCAAGACCCTCGAGCATAACCTCAGCCTGTTCAAGCACATGCAAGTGCTTTATCGGTTGGGGCGGCCCTTGCTGGTGGGCGTTTCGCGCAAGAGCATGATCGGCCTGGCCCTGGGCCGTCCGGTCGGTGAGCGGCTCTATGGCAGCCTGGCCCTGGCTGCGCTGGCGATGACTCAGGGCGCGAGCATATTGCGCGTTCATGATGTCGCCGAAACCGTCGATGTAGTGCGGATGATTGCTGCGGTGCAGACCGCCGAATAA
- the ftsH gene encoding ATP-dependent zinc metalloprotease FtsH — MAKNLILWLIIAAVLVTVMNNFSSPNEPQTLNYSDFIQQVKDGKVERVAVDGYVITGKRTDGDSFKTIRPAIQDNGLIGDLVDNHVVVEGKQPEQQSIWTQLLVASFPILVIIAVFMFFMRQMQGGAGGKGGPMSFGKSKARLLSEDQVKTTLADVAGCDEAKEEVGELVEFLRDPGKFQRLGGRIPRGVLMVGPPGTGKTLLAKAIAGEAKVPFFTISGSDFVEMFVGVGASRVRDMFEQAKKHAPCIIFIDEIDAVGRHRGAGMGGGHDEREQTLNQLLVEMDGFEMNDGIIVIAATNRPDVLDPALLRPGRFDRQVVVGLPDIRGREQILKVHMRKVPVGENVNPAVIARGTPGFSGADLANLVNEASLFAARGGKRVVEMKEFELAKDKIMMGAERKTMVMSEKEKQNTAYHEAGHAIVGRVVPEHDPVYKVSIIPRGRALGVTMFLPEEDRYSLSKRALISQICSLYGGRIAEEMTLGFDGVTTGASNDIMRASQIARNMVTKWGLSEKLGPLMYAEEEGEVFLGRSAGSQHASVSGETAKLIDSEVRSIIDQCYATAKQILTENRDKLDAMADALMKYETIDADQIDDIMAGREPREPRDWEGGSGTSGTSAPQSDRPESPIGGPAAQV; from the coding sequence ATGGCAAAGAACTTGATCCTGTGGTTGATCATCGCGGCTGTCCTGGTGACGGTGATGAACAACTTCTCCAGCCCGAATGAGCCGCAGACCCTCAACTATTCCGACTTCATTCAGCAGGTCAAGGATGGCAAGGTCGAGCGCGTTGCGGTCGACGGCTACGTCATTACCGGTAAACGTACCGATGGCGACAGCTTCAAGACCATCCGTCCGGCCATTCAGGACAACGGTCTGATCGGCGACCTGGTCGACAACCACGTCGTGGTCGAGGGCAAGCAGCCAGAGCAGCAGAGCATCTGGACCCAACTGCTGGTCGCCAGCTTCCCGATCCTGGTGATCATTGCCGTATTCATGTTTTTCATGCGCCAGATGCAGGGCGGCGCTGGTGGCAAGGGCGGGCCGATGAGCTTTGGCAAGAGCAAGGCGCGCCTGCTCTCCGAAGACCAGGTGAAAACCACCCTGGCCGATGTTGCCGGCTGTGATGAAGCCAAGGAAGAAGTGGGCGAGCTGGTCGAATTCCTGCGTGATCCAGGCAAGTTCCAGCGCCTGGGTGGTCGTATTCCACGCGGTGTGCTGATGGTCGGCCCACCGGGTACCGGTAAGACCCTGCTGGCCAAGGCCATTGCCGGCGAAGCCAAGGTACCGTTCTTCACCATCTCCGGTTCCGACTTCGTCGAAATGTTCGTCGGTGTAGGTGCCAGCCGTGTTCGTGACATGTTCGAGCAGGCCAAGAAACACGCACCGTGCATTATCTTCATCGACGAGATCGACGCCGTTGGTCGCCATCGTGGCGCCGGCATGGGTGGCGGTCACGACGAGCGCGAGCAGACCCTCAACCAGTTGCTGGTGGAGATGGACGGCTTCGAAATGAATGACGGCATCATCGTCATCGCCGCGACCAACCGTCCAGACGTGCTCGACCCGGCGCTGTTGCGTCCAGGTCGCTTCGACCGTCAGGTCGTCGTTGGTCTGCCGGATATCCGTGGCCGTGAGCAGATCCTCAAGGTGCACATGCGCAAGGTGCCGGTTGGCGAGAACGTCAATCCTGCAGTCATTGCCCGTGGTACTCCTGGTTTCTCCGGTGCTGACCTGGCCAACCTGGTCAACGAAGCCTCGCTGTTCGCTGCTCGTGGTGGCAAGCGCGTTGTCGAGATGAAAGAGTTCGAACTGGCCAAAGACAAGATCATGATGGGCGCCGAGCGCAAGACCATGGTCATGTCCGAGAAAGAGAAGCAGAACACTGCTTATCACGAAGCCGGTCACGCCATCGTTGGCCGCGTTGTGCCCGAGCACGACCCGGTCTACAAGGTGTCGATCATTCCGCGTGGCCGGGCACTGGGTGTCACCATGTTCCTGCCTGAGGAGGATCGTTACAGCTTGTCCAAGCGTGCACTGATCAGCCAGATCTGCTCGCTGTACGGCGGCCGTATCGCCGAAGAGATGACCCTGGGCTTCGATGGGGTGACCACCGGTGCCTCCAACGACATCATGCGCGCGAGCCAGATTGCCCGGAATATGGTCACCAAGTGGGGCCTTTCGGAGAAGCTTGGTCCGCTGATGTACGCCGAAGAAGAGGGTGAGGTGTTCCTGGGGCGCAGTGCCGGTTCCCAGCACGCCAGTGTCTCCGGTGAAACCGCCAAGCTGATCGACTCCGAAGTGCGCAGCATCATTGACCAGTGCTATGCCACGGCCAAGCAGATTCTTACCGAAAACCGCGACAAACTCGACGCCATGGCCGATGCGCTGATGAAGTACGAGACCATCGATGCCGACCAGATCGACGACATCATGGCCGGTCGCGAGCCACGCGAGCCGCGTGACTGGGAAGGTGGGTCGGGTACTTCGGGCACCTCTGCACCGCAGAGTGATCGTCCCGAGTCGCCAATCGGCGGTCCGGCGGCGCAAGTCTAA
- the rlmE gene encoding 23S rRNA (uridine(2552)-2'-O)-methyltransferase RlmE, protein MARSKTSLGWLKRHVNDPYVKQAQKDGYRSRASYKLLEVQEKYKLIRPGMSVIDLGAAPGGWSQVTSRLIGGQGRLIASDILEMDSIPDVTFIQGDFTQDAVLAQILEAVGNSHVDLVISDMAPNMSGTPAVDMPKAMFLCELALDLATRVLKPGGNFLIKMFQGEGFDVYLKDARLKFDKVQMIKPDSSRDSSREQYLLAWGYRGE, encoded by the coding sequence ATGGCGCGTTCCAAGACAAGCCTTGGCTGGCTGAAAAGACATGTCAACGATCCCTATGTGAAGCAGGCGCAGAAGGATGGCTACCGCTCGCGTGCGAGCTACAAGCTTCTGGAAGTCCAGGAGAAATACAAGCTGATCCGCCCAGGCATGAGTGTAATCGACCTGGGGGCGGCGCCCGGTGGCTGGTCGCAGGTGACCAGTCGTCTGATCGGCGGCCAGGGCCGTTTGATTGCCTCCGATATCCTGGAAATGGACAGCATTCCCGACGTTACTTTCATTCAGGGTGACTTCACCCAGGATGCGGTGTTGGCGCAAATCCTCGAAGCCGTAGGTAATTCGCATGTGGACCTTGTGATTTCCGATATGGCCCCCAATATGAGTGGTACGCCTGCCGTAGATATGCCCAAGGCCATGTTCCTTTGTGAGCTGGCCCTTGATCTGGCGACTCGCGTGCTCAAGCCGGGTGGCAATTTCCTGATCAAAATGTTCCAGGGCGAAGGGTTTGATGTCTATCTGAAGGACGCTCGTCTGAAATTCGACAAGGTCCAGATGATCAAACCGGACTCTTCCCGCGACAGCTCTCGCGAGCAATACTTGCTGGCATGGGGCTATCGCGGCGAGTGA
- the yhbY gene encoding ribosome assembly RNA-binding protein YhbY gives MPLNNEQKKQYKSIGHDLKPVLIVAGNGLTEGVIAELERALVDHELIKVEIRSEDREERAAAIAALCKAGRAELVQTIGKKALIYRRNPQPNKQLSNIHRYK, from the coding sequence ATGCCGCTCAATAACGAGCAGAAGAAACAGTACAAATCCATTGGCCACGACCTGAAACCAGTTCTGATTGTGGCAGGCAACGGGTTGACTGAAGGGGTTATCGCCGAACTCGAACGCGCTCTGGTTGACCACGAACTGATCAAGGTCGAGATTCGCTCCGAAGACCGCGAAGAGCGTGCCGCCGCAATTGCCGCGCTGTGCAAGGCCGGCCGCGCCGAACTGGTACAGACCATCGGCAAGAAAGCGCTGATCTATCGCCGCAATCCGCAGCCGAACAAGCAACTGTCGAACATCCACCGCTACAAGTGA
- a CDS encoding MFS transporter — protein MSKSNTFDRSRGFAAAPVIWQLTQVFWVGGLWMLHFGLLPALGKIGLAPLLIEDIGSLMASLLVAFAAFCAGVQALVLIQAQGLASLWRDMRGQLLSMAMLACVVYFALRVGMPEELRWQLFCYLVLGLTGLLLVMQPVPGRARKARH, from the coding sequence TTGTCGAAGTCAAACACCTTTGACCGTAGCCGCGGCTTTGCTGCGGCCCCGGTTATCTGGCAGCTGACCCAGGTGTTCTGGGTTGGCGGCCTGTGGATGCTGCATTTCGGTTTGTTGCCGGCGTTGGGCAAGATTGGCCTGGCACCGCTGCTGATCGAGGATATCGGCAGCCTGATGGCATCCTTGCTGGTAGCGTTTGCGGCGTTTTGCGCAGGCGTGCAGGCACTGGTGCTGATTCAGGCTCAGGGCCTGGCCAGTCTGTGGCGGGATATGCGGGGGCAGTTGCTGTCGATGGCGATGCTGGCGTGCGTGGTGTATTTCGCCTTGCGCGTGGGCATGCCGGAAGAATTGCGCTGGCAGCTGTTCTGCTACCTGGTGCTGGGCCTGACCGGCTTGCTGCTGGTCATGCAACCCGTGCCGGGCAGGGCGCGCAAGGCGCGCCACTGA
- the greA gene encoding transcription elongation factor GreA: protein MSITKYPMTVQGARALEEEHLFLSKTERPRLSQAIGEARELGDLKENAEYHAAREEQGMVEARIRDIEGRLQNAVVIDVTTIAHSGKVIFGTTVELANTETDEQVVYQIVGEDEADVKNGKLSVGAPIARAIIGKEEGDTVVIKTPSGTVEYEIVEVKHL from the coding sequence ATGAGCATTACCAAGTATCCGATGACCGTCCAGGGCGCTCGCGCCCTGGAGGAAGAACACCTGTTCCTGAGCAAGACCGAGCGTCCGCGCCTGAGTCAGGCCATTGGTGAGGCCCGCGAGCTGGGCGACCTCAAGGAAAACGCCGAGTACCATGCAGCCCGTGAAGAGCAGGGCATGGTCGAGGCGCGTATCCGCGACATCGAAGGCCGTCTGCAGAACGCAGTGGTGATCGACGTGACCACCATCGCGCATTCGGGCAAGGTCATCTTCGGTACCACCGTCGAGCTGGCCAACACCGAAACCGACGAGCAGGTGGTCTACCAGATCGTCGGCGAAGATGAAGCCGACGTGAAAAACGGCAAGCTCTCGGTCGGCGCGCCGATCGCCCGTGCCATCATTGGCAAGGAAGAGGGTGACACCGTGGTGATCAAGACGCCAAGCGGTACCGTCGAGTACGAGATTGTCGAAGTCAAACACCTTTGA
- the carB gene encoding carbamoyl-phosphate synthase large subunit, whose translation MPKRTDIKSILILGAGPIVIGQACEFDYSGAQACKALREEGYRVILVNSNPATIMTDPAMADATYIEPIKWQTVAKIIEKERPDALLPTMGGQTALNCALDLEREGVLEKFGVEMIGANADTIDKAEDRSRFDKAMKAIGLECPRSGIAHSMEEANAVLEKLGFPCIIRPSFTMGGTGGGIAYNREEFEEICARGLDLSPTKELLIDESLIGWKEYEMEVVRDKKDNCIIVCSIENFDPMGVHTGDSITVAPAQTLTDKEYQIMRNASLAVLREIGVETGGSNVQFGICPDTGRMVVIEMNPRVSRSSALASKATGFPIAKIAAKLAVGYTLDELQNDITGGRTPASFEPSIDYVVTKLPRFAFEKFPKADARLTTQMKSVGEVMAIGRTFQESLQKALRGLEVGVCGLDPKVDLASPDAASILKRELTVPGAERIWYVADAMRSGMTCDEIFALTGIDHWFLVQMEDLIKEEEKVKTLALSAIDKDLMLRLKRKGFSDQRLAKLLGITDKNLRRHRHKLEVFPVYKRVDTCAAEFATDTAYLYSTYEEECEANPSTRDKIMILGGGPNRIGQGIEFDYCCVHAALALREDGYETIMVNCNPETVSTDYDTSDRLYFEPLTLEDVLEVVRVEKPKGVIVHYGGQTPLKLARALEEAGVPIIGTSPDAIDRAEDRERFQQMVQRLNLLQPPNATVRSEDEAIRAAGVIGYPLVVRPSYVLGGRAMEIVYELDELKRYLREAVQVSNDSPVLLDHFLNCAIEMDVDAVCDGTDVVIGAIMQHIEQAGVHSGDSACSLPPYSLPAHVQDEVREQVRKMALELGVVGLMNVQLALQGDKIYVIEVNPRASRTVPFVSKCIGTSLAMIAARVMAGKSLKEIGFTKEIIPNFYSVKEAVFPFAKFPGVDPILGPEMKSTGEVMGVGDSFGEAFAKAQMGASEVLPTGGTAFISVRDDDKPQVAGVARDLIALGFEVVATVGTAKVIEAAGLKVRRVNKVTEGRPHVVDMIKNDEVSLIINTTEGRQSIADSYSIRRNALQHKIYCTTTIAAGEAICEALKFGPEKTVRRLQDLHAGLKA comes from the coding sequence ATGCCAAAACGTACAGACATTAAAAGCATCCTGATTCTCGGCGCTGGCCCGATCGTGATCGGCCAGGCTTGCGAATTCGACTACTCCGGCGCCCAGGCCTGCAAGGCCCTGCGTGAAGAGGGTTACCGCGTCATCCTGGTGAACTCCAACCCGGCCACCATCATGACCGACCCGGCCATGGCGGATGCGACCTACATCGAACCGATCAAGTGGCAGACCGTCGCCAAGATCATCGAAAAAGAGCGCCCGGATGCACTGCTGCCGACCATGGGTGGCCAGACTGCACTGAACTGCGCCCTGGACCTGGAGCGTGAAGGCGTCCTGGAAAAGTTCGGTGTGGAAATGATCGGCGCCAATGCCGACACCATCGACAAGGCCGAAGACCGCTCGCGTTTCGACAAGGCGATGAAGGCCATCGGCCTGGAATGCCCGCGTTCCGGTATCGCCCACAGCATGGAAGAGGCCAACGCGGTCCTCGAGAAGCTCGGCTTCCCGTGCATCATCCGTCCGTCCTTCACCATGGGCGGTACCGGTGGTGGTATCGCCTACAACCGTGAAGAGTTCGAAGAAATCTGCGCCCGTGGTCTGGACTTGTCGCCAACCAAGGAACTGCTGATCGACGAATCGCTGATCGGCTGGAAAGAATACGAGATGGAAGTGGTCCGCGACAAAAAGGACAACTGCATCATCGTCTGCTCGATCGAGAACTTCGACCCGATGGGCGTGCACACCGGTGACTCGATCACCGTGGCGCCAGCACAGACCCTGACCGACAAGGAATACCAGATCATGCGCAACGCCTCGCTGGCGGTGCTGCGTGAAATCGGTGTCGAGACCGGCGGTTCCAACGTGCAGTTCGGTATCTGCCCGGACACCGGCCGCATGGTCGTGATCGAGATGAACCCACGGGTTTCGCGTTCTTCGGCCCTGGCGTCGAAAGCCACCGGCTTCCCGATCGCCAAGATCGCCGCCAAGCTGGCAGTCGGTTATACCCTCGACGAACTGCAGAACGACATCACCGGCGGCCGCACCCCGGCATCTTTCGAGCCGTCGATCGACTACGTCGTCACCAAACTGCCGCGTTTTGCCTTCGAGAAATTCCCGAAAGCCGACGCCCGCCTGACCACCCAGATGAAATCCGTGGGTGAAGTCATGGCCATCGGCCGGACGTTCCAGGAGTCGCTGCAAAAAGCCCTGCGCGGTCTGGAAGTCGGCGTTTGCGGCCTGGACCCGAAAGTCGACCTGGCCAGCCCGGACGCTGCCAGCATCCTCAAGCGCGAGCTGACCGTACCGGGCGCCGAGCGTATCTGGTACGTCGCCGACGCCATGCGTTCGGGCATGACCTGCGACGAAATCTTCGCCCTGACCGGTATCGACCACTGGTTCCTGGTGCAGATGGAAGACCTGATCAAGGAAGAAGAGAAGGTCAAGACCCTGGCCCTGTCGGCGATCGACAAGGACCTGATGCTGCGCCTCAAGCGCAAGGGTTTCTCCGACCAGCGTCTGGCTAAATTGTTGGGTATCACCGACAAGAACCTGCGTCGTCACCGCCACAAGCTGGAAGTGTTCCCGGTCTACAAGCGCGTCGATACCTGCGCGGCCGAGTTCGCCACCGACACTGCCTATCTGTACTCGACCTACGAGGAAGAGTGCGAGGCCAATCCGTCGACTCGCGACAAGATCATGATCCTGGGTGGCGGTCCTAACCGTATCGGCCAGGGCATCGAGTTCGACTACTGCTGCGTGCACGCGGCACTGGCCCTGCGTGAAGACGGTTACGAGACCATCATGGTCAACTGCAACCCGGAAACCGTCTCCACCGACTACGACACCTCCGATCGCCTGTACTTCGAGCCGTTGACTCTGGAAGACGTGCTCGAAGTGGTTCGCGTCGAGAAGCCGAAGGGCGTGATCGTCCATTACGGCGGCCAGACTCCGCTGAAACTGGCCCGCGCCCTGGAAGAAGCCGGTGTGCCGATCATCGGTACCAGCCCGGACGCGATCGACCGCGCCGAAGACCGCGAGCGTTTCCAGCAGATGGTTCAGCGCCTGAACCTGCTGCAGCCGCCAAATGCCACCGTGCGCAGCGAAGACGAGGCCATTCGTGCCGCTGGCGTTATCGGTTATCCGCTGGTTGTGCGCCCGTCCTACGTTCTGGGTGGCCGTGCGATGGAAATCGTCTACGAGCTGGACGAGCTCAAGCGCTACCTGCGTGAAGCGGTGCAAGTGTCCAACGACAGCCCGGTGCTGCTCGACCACTTCCTCAACTGCGCCATCGAGATGGACGTGGATGCGGTCTGCGACGGTACCGATGTGGTGATCGGCGCAATCATGCAGCACATCGAGCAGGCCGGTGTTCACTCCGGTGACTCGGCGTGCTCGCTGCCGCCGTACTCGCTGCCTGCCCATGTTCAGGACGAAGTCCGCGAGCAGGTCAGGAAAATGGCCCTGGAGCTGGGTGTGGTCGGCCTGATGAACGTGCAGCTGGCCCTGCAGGGCGACAAGATCTACGTGATCGAAGTCAACCCGCGCGCCTCGCGTACCGTGCCGTTCGTCTCCAAGTGCATCGGCACCTCGCTGGCGATGATTGCTGCCCGCGTCATGGCTGGCAAATCGCTGAAAGAGATCGGTTTCACCAAGGAAATCATTCCTAACTTCTACAGCGTCAAGGAAGCGGTGTTCCCGTTTGCCAAGTTCCCGGGTGTCGACCCGATCCTTGGCCCTGAGATGAAATCCACCGGTGAAGTCATGGGTGTCGGCGACAGCTTCGGTGAAGCATTCGCCAAGGCCCAGATGGGTGCCAGCGAAGTACTGCCGACAGGCGGTACCGCGTTCATCAGCGTGCGTGACGACGACAAGCCGCAAGTGGCTGGCGTTGCCCGTGACCTGATCGCCCTGGGCTTCGAAGTGGTTGCCACCGTCGGTACCGCCAAGGTCATCGAGGCGGCTGGCCTGAAAGTGCGTCGCGTGAACAAGGTGACCGAAGGTCGTCCTCACGTGGTCGACATGATCAAGAACGACGAAGTATCGTTGATCATCAACACCACTGAAGGTCGTCAGTCGATCGCCGACTCCTACTCGATTCGTCGCAATGCGTTGCAGCACAAGATCTACTGCACCACTACCATTGCGGCCGGTGAAGCCATCTGCGAAGCGCTGAAATTCGGTCCTGAAAAAACCGTTCGCCGCTTGCAGGATCTGCATGCAGGACTCAAAGCATGA
- the carA gene encoding glutamine-hydrolyzing carbamoyl-phosphate synthase small subunit produces the protein MTKPAILALADGSIFRGEAIGADGQTVGEVVFNTAMTGYQEILTDPSYAQQIVTLTYPHIGNTGTTPEDAESDRVWSAGLVIRDLPLIASNWRNKQSLPDYLKANNVVAIAGIDTRRLTRILREKGAQNGCILAGDNISEEAAIAAARGFPGLKGMDLAKVVSTKNSYEWNSSVWELKTDSHATIAAAELPYHVVAYDFGVKLNILRMLVARGCRLTVVPAQTPASEVLALNPDGVFLSNGPGDPEPCDYAIQAIKDILETEIPVFGICLGHQLLALASGAKTVKMGHGHHGANHPVQDLDTGVVMITSQNHGFAVDEATLPGNVRAIHKSLFDGTLQGIERTDKSAFSFQGHPEASPGPTDVAPLFDRFIDAMAKRR, from the coding sequence TTGACTAAGCCAGCCATACTCGCCCTTGCCGATGGCAGCATTTTTCGCGGTGAAGCCATTGGAGCCGACGGTCAGACCGTTGGTGAGGTGGTGTTCAACACCGCAATGACCGGCTATCAGGAAATCCTGACTGACCCTTCCTATGCGCAGCAAATCGTAACCCTGACTTACCCGCACATCGGCAACACCGGCACCACGCCCGAGGACGCCGAATCCGACCGCGTCTGGTCGGCCGGCCTGGTGATTCGCGACCTGCCTCTGATCGCGAGCAACTGGCGCAACAAGCAGTCCCTGCCTGATTATCTCAAGGCCAACAACGTGGTGGCCATTGCCGGTATCGACACCCGTCGCCTGACCCGCATCCTGCGTGAGAAGGGCGCGCAGAACGGTTGCATCCTCGCTGGCGACAACATCAGCGAAGAAGCTGCAATCGCAGCTGCTCGGGGCTTCCCGGGCCTGAAGGGCATGGACCTGGCGAAAGTCGTCAGCACCAAGAACAGCTACGAGTGGAACTCCAGCGTCTGGGAGCTGAAGACCGACAGCCATGCGACCATCGCCGCTGCCGAGCTGCCGTACCACGTGGTTGCCTACGACTTCGGTGTCAAACTGAACATCCTGCGCATGCTGGTTGCCCGTGGCTGCCGCCTGACCGTGGTACCGGCGCAAACCCCGGCCAGCGAAGTCCTGGCACTCAACCCCGATGGCGTGTTCCTGTCCAACGGCCCTGGCGATCCGGAGCCTTGCGACTACGCGATCCAGGCAATCAAGGACATCCTCGAGACCGAAATTCCGGTGTTTGGTATCTGCCTGGGTCACCAGTTGCTGGCCCTGGCATCCGGCGCCAAGACCGTGAAAATGGGTCATGGTCACCACGGTGCCAACCACCCGGTCCAGGACCTGGATACCGGTGTGGTGATGATCACCAGCCAGAACCACGGCTTTGCGGTTGACGAAGCGACCCTGCCAGGCAACGTGCGCGCCATCCACAAGTCGCTGTTCGACGGTACCCTGCAGGGTATCGAGCGTACCGACAAGAGCGCGTTCAGCTTCCAGGGTCACCCTGAAGCCAGCCCGGGCCCGACCGACGTCGCGCCGCTGTTCGACCGTTTCATCGATGCCATGGCCAAGCGCCGCTGA
- the dapB gene encoding 4-hydroxy-tetrahydrodipicolinate reductase: MRRIAVMGAAGRMGKTLIEAVQQTPGAGLTAAIDRPDSSLVGADAGELAALGRIGVLLSDDLAKVADEFDVLIDFTHPSVTLKNLAFCRKAGKAMIIGTTGFSVEEKQLLAEAGKDIPIVFAANFSVGVNLSLKLLDMAARVLGDDVDIEIIEAHHRHKVDAPSGTALRMGEVVANALGRDLQEVAVYGREGQTGARDRKTIGFATVRAGDVVGDHTVLFAAEGERLEITHKASSRMTFAKGAVRAALWLDGREPGLYDMQDVLDLR, translated from the coding sequence ATGCGACGTATAGCGGTAATGGGCGCGGCAGGGCGGATGGGCAAGACCCTGATCGAAGCGGTGCAGCAAACGCCGGGTGCCGGGCTGACTGCGGCGATCGATCGCCCGGACAGCTCGCTGGTCGGTGCTGATGCAGGTGAGCTGGCGGCCTTGGGGCGGATCGGCGTGCTGCTGTCCGACGACCTGGCCAAGGTCGCCGACGAGTTCGACGTGCTGATCGACTTCACTCACCCCTCGGTGACCCTGAAGAACCTGGCGTTCTGCCGCAAGGCAGGCAAGGCGATGATCATCGGCACTACCGGTTTCAGCGTCGAAGAGAAACAACTGCTGGCCGAGGCGGGCAAGGACATCCCGATCGTCTTTGCCGCCAACTTCAGCGTTGGCGTCAACCTCAGCCTCAAGCTGCTGGACATGGCTGCGCGTGTGCTGGGTGACGATGTCGACATCGAAATCATCGAGGCCCATCACCGGCACAAGGTCGATGCGCCGTCGGGTACCGCGCTGCGCATGGGTGAGGTAGTCGCCAATGCACTGGGTCGTGACCTGCAGGAGGTGGCGGTGTATGGCCGTGAAGGCCAGACCGGCGCCCGTGATCGCAAGACCATCGGCTTTGCCACCGTGCGTGCTGGTGATGTGGTCGGTGATCACACGGTGCTGTTCGCTGCTGAAGGCGAGCGCCTGGAAATCACCCACAAGGCCTCCAGCCGCATGACCTTCGCCAAGGGTGCGGTACGTGCCGCCCTGTGGCTGGACGGGCGCGAGCCTGGTCTGTACGACATGCAGGACGTGCTCGACCTGCGTTGA